From a region of the Triticum aestivum cultivar Chinese Spring chromosome 7D, IWGSC CS RefSeq v2.1, whole genome shotgun sequence genome:
- the LOC123168028 gene encoding uncharacterized protein: MSRDQGWADLPDVLLHSIIALASSFTDLFAFAHTCCSWRAAFFSYPSKSAFSMIFPPVLLQPDASVHSPCHRPLGDKRTCHVIDPASKHSRIGYHIPLVNLSRANNHPQNSLGSFCFLGASYGHLIFSRNRSCLIVDVFTGVSFSPPQIPGDESTEVYYGALTAPVESPNPYLIATNESHSYFWRVGSRSWLRACPCDGTVQQIVTFKGQVFGLDSGGMLFVVHLAPLIRVRMMGVSWEEISTRHLANLYLVACGDMLLLVGCQGSFPARGDTFEVFRLDQSTEHAMWVKVEELENWAIFISTDKRSQPLSFRNPERWGGRSNCVYYYSHDSEHWAAFELGKPASSRNSFVFISSGNLVQPMWVVPSMFSQSP; the protein is encoded by the coding sequence ATGTCTAGAGATCAAGGCTGGGCAGACCTGCCAGATGTGCTGCTTCATTCCATCATTGCTCTGGCAAGCTCCTTCACCGACCTCTTTGCCTTCGCTCACACCTGCTGCTCTTGGCGTGCTGCCTTCTTCTCGTATCCATCGAAGTCTGCCTTCTCGATGATCTTCCCGCCTGTGCTCCTGCAACCTGATGCCTCCGTGCACTCTCCATGTCATCGCCCCCTTGGCGATAAGCGTACATGTCATGTCATTGATCCAGCCAGCAAACACTCGCGTATTGGCTACCATATTCCCCTAGTTAATCTTTCTCGAGCAAATAATCACCCCCAAAATTCTCTGGGTAGTTTTTGCTTCCTGGGTGCTTCTTATGGCCATCTCATCTTCTCCAGGAACAGATCATGTCTCATTGTTGATGTGTTTACAGGTGTTAGTTTTTCACCACCACAGATACCGGGCGACGAATCCACCGAGGTCTACTACGGTGCCCTCACGGCTCCTGTAGAGTCACCCAACCCATATCTCATTGCCACCAATGAATCCCACAGTTACTTTTGGCGTGTTGGCAGTCGCTCTTGGTTGAGAGCTTGTCCTTGTGATGGAACTGTCCAGCAGATTGTGACCTTCAAAGGCCAGGTCTTCGGCTTGGACTCTGGTGGCATGCTCTTTGTTGTGCACTTGGCACCTTTGATTCGCGTACGGATGATGGGAGTCAGTTGGGAGGAAATCTCCACGCGTCATCTTGCCAACCTATATCTGGTGGCGTGTGGTGATATGCTTCTCTTGGTCGGGTGTCAGGGGTCGTTTCCGGCAAGAGGGGATACCTTCGAAGTCTTCCGCCTCGACCAGTCGACTGAACATGCAATGTGGGTGAAGGTGGAGGAGTTGGAGAATTGGGCGATCTTCATCAGCACCGACAAGAGAAGCCAGCCATTATCTTTCAGGAACCCGGAAAGGTGGGGAGGGAGGAGCAACTGCGTGTACTACTATTCCCATGATTCCGAACACTGGGCTGCATTTGAGCTGGGGAAGCCTGCCTCCAGCCGAAACAGCTTTGTTTTCATAAGCTCTGGCAATTTAGTGCAACCTATGTGGGTTGTCCCTAGCATGTTCTCCCAGTCCCCGTGA